From Synechococcus sp. A10-1-5-1, a single genomic window includes:
- a CDS encoding ABC transporter ATP-binding protein has translation MVAVPYFEAIAVEAWLGSRRIFDGLNLTLRLGEPTVLLGPNGAGKSTLIKLISRSLYPVVKPGSSLHIFGSSTVNLWALRQRIGFVSSDLQAGYIPSVSAEEVVLSGLFGSIGLGRPQQPNRQQWEQAFNQLEAIGLADLCGRPFGECSDGQRRRLLLGRALIHRPEVLVLDEPTNGLDFKAKHQLLETLRTLSQQGTTLLLVTHQLDAVIPEIQRAVLIKQGSIVADGAAADRLTSKGLSDCFETPIAVLQQGGWRQAVPQSKPLGIKP, from the coding sequence ATGGTTGCGGTCCCTTACTTCGAAGCCATCGCCGTTGAGGCATGGCTTGGCTCTCGCAGAATCTTCGACGGCCTGAATCTGACCCTGCGACTGGGGGAGCCCACCGTGCTACTCGGTCCCAACGGTGCCGGGAAAAGCACCTTGATCAAGCTGATCAGTCGCAGCCTCTATCCGGTGGTCAAGCCGGGGTCATCGCTTCACATCTTTGGCAGCAGCACCGTCAATCTCTGGGCACTTCGCCAAAGGATTGGCTTTGTCTCTAGCGATCTTCAAGCTGGATACATCCCGAGCGTCTCCGCTGAAGAGGTCGTTCTCTCTGGGCTCTTTGGATCGATCGGATTGGGACGCCCCCAACAACCGAACCGCCAGCAATGGGAACAGGCGTTTAACCAACTCGAGGCCATCGGTCTAGCCGATCTCTGTGGTCGTCCTTTTGGTGAATGCTCGGATGGCCAGCGGCGTCGGTTGCTCTTAGGCCGGGCACTGATTCACAGGCCCGAGGTTCTGGTTCTCGATGAGCCAACCAACGGACTCGACTTCAAAGCCAAGCATCAGTTGCTTGAAACACTCAGAACGCTGAGCCAGCAGGGCACCACACTGCTGCTGGTGACGCATCAGTTGGATGCCGTCATTCCGGAGATCCAACGGGCAGTTCTTATCAAGCAAGGCTCCATCGTTGCGGATGGTGCTGCGGCGGATCGACTCACCAGCAAAGGCCTCAGTGATTGTTTTGAGACACCGATTGCTGTTCTTCAGCAGGGGGGATGGCGCCAGGCTGTACCGCAATCAAAACCGCTAGGGATCAAGCCATAA
- a CDS encoding sulfite exporter TauE/SafE family protein gives MQLGLLSVALLANALSALAGGGAGLVQLPALILLGLPFPVALATHKVASVSLGVGASLRHARESTLNARLSALILLSGLPGVWLGARAVLALPAQLSTVLLGLLTIALGGYSASRPQLGASSREFRWTRQRVGLGALVLFLIGFLNGSLTSGTGLFVTLWLVRWFGLDYGKAVPHTLILVGLFWNGTGALTLGVQGQIAWGWLPMLLLGSLAGGYLGAHLALRQGSQLVKRAFELLCLLMGLSLLLKALA, from the coding sequence ATGCAGCTGGGGTTGCTGTCTGTCGCGCTGCTGGCCAATGCCCTCTCTGCTCTTGCGGGAGGTGGGGCTGGTTTGGTGCAGTTGCCGGCGCTGATTTTGCTGGGTTTGCCCTTCCCAGTGGCCTTGGCTACCCACAAGGTGGCCAGCGTCTCCCTTGGTGTGGGTGCCAGCCTGCGCCATGCCCGAGAGAGCACCCTGAATGCGCGCCTTTCGGCGCTGATCCTGCTGAGCGGTTTGCCAGGGGTTTGGTTGGGGGCTCGCGCCGTTCTCGCCCTGCCTGCCCAGCTGTCGACAGTGTTGCTCGGGCTCTTGACCATTGCCTTGGGGGGCTATTCCGCTTCTCGCCCGCAACTGGGAGCCAGCTCCCGCGAGTTCCGTTGGACGAGACAGCGAGTGGGTCTGGGCGCGCTCGTTCTCTTTTTGATTGGTTTCCTCAACGGCTCGCTGACCTCGGGGACGGGTCTCTTTGTCACGCTCTGGCTCGTGCGTTGGTTCGGCCTGGATTACGGCAAAGCCGTTCCCCACACATTGATCTTGGTGGGGTTGTTCTGGAACGGAACCGGCGCTCTAACCCTGGGGGTCCAGGGGCAAATCGCTTGGGGCTGGCTTCCCATGCTTTTGCTTGGATCCCTGGCTGGCGGTTACCTGGGGGCCCACTTGGCGCTCAGGCAGGGGTCCCAGCTGGTCAAGCGCGCTTTTGAGCTGCTGTGCTTGTTGATGGGGCTGTCGTTGTTGCTGAAGGCTCTGGCCTGA
- a CDS encoding alpha/beta fold hydrolase: MSFQWFQRLSLALLAAASLPFTAAPSRAIEEVLIELPLLQTSFSVRISELKSPHALMAGRSDLAELDRASNGAVSQALLQLLQRPIPISLTRLADGSVGSPLLEQALLVVSSLGTIEGRRPDLTGNTFRMALEQAMANSNSGVPTLVELIEALPGQRVRFNLGQVRTILGRMLAQRAQANSFFAQADPPVLPMAPAKETSQSARQRQVRLQVNHRPEPLDVLLLEPTQRRNGRLVLISHGLWDSPRNFASWGTVLASRGYTVALPRHPGSDNKEQVRMLTGAVPPPKPVELGLRFRDLSALTDAVAAGQLSGVSGVNADAVVVIGHSWGATTALQQAGLVPQAAKLKSRCPQLDDPQRNLSWTLQCSWLDGVDQAALQDQRVVAAVAVSPPMSLLFAMPELRATSARLLVVSGTHDWVVPPDPEAITPMRQAVPFGHQLVLAKGGDHFNLRPGEQVNGGVLGPLLLAWVDAVYQAGSTLVPRPGAEPLLGAGPWGNDSIPLKDISPTLR; the protein is encoded by the coding sequence TTGAGCTTCCAGTGGTTTCAGCGGCTGAGCCTGGCCCTGCTCGCCGCCGCCTCTCTCCCCTTCACGGCAGCGCCAAGTCGCGCGATTGAAGAGGTTCTGATCGAGCTGCCCCTCTTGCAGACGAGTTTCAGCGTTCGGATCAGCGAGCTGAAAAGCCCCCATGCCCTGATGGCTGGTCGCAGCGACTTGGCGGAATTGGACCGCGCCTCCAATGGCGCAGTCAGCCAGGCCCTGCTTCAGCTGCTTCAGCGGCCAATTCCGATCTCCCTCACCCGATTGGCGGATGGCTCCGTTGGATCACCGCTGTTGGAGCAGGCCCTTCTGGTGGTGTCATCCCTTGGGACCATCGAAGGCCGTCGTCCTGATCTCACCGGCAATACTTTTCGGATGGCTCTGGAGCAAGCCATGGCCAACTCCAACAGTGGTGTTCCAACCCTGGTGGAGCTCATTGAGGCGCTGCCTGGTCAGCGTGTTCGCTTCAACCTTGGACAGGTGCGCACAATCTTGGGCCGGATGCTGGCTCAGCGCGCCCAGGCCAACAGTTTTTTTGCGCAAGCTGATCCCCCTGTTCTGCCTATGGCTCCTGCAAAGGAGACATCTCAATCCGCACGGCAACGTCAGGTTCGTCTTCAAGTCAACCACCGCCCAGAACCGCTGGATGTGCTGCTGCTCGAACCCACTCAACGGCGCAATGGACGCTTGGTCCTGATCTCCCACGGTCTTTGGGACAGCCCAAGGAACTTCGCCTCTTGGGGCACTGTGCTGGCTTCCCGCGGCTACACAGTGGCCTTGCCCCGCCACCCCGGCAGCGACAACAAGGAGCAGGTGCGCATGCTCACCGGCGCCGTTCCACCGCCCAAACCCGTTGAGTTGGGCCTGCGCTTTCGCGACCTCAGTGCTTTGACCGATGCTGTAGCGGCCGGTCAGCTGTCGGGTGTCTCTGGGGTCAACGCCGATGCGGTGGTCGTCATTGGCCACTCATGGGGAGCGACGACGGCGCTGCAGCAGGCGGGATTGGTGCCGCAAGCCGCAAAGCTAAAAAGCCGTTGCCCACAACTGGATGATCCCCAGCGCAATCTGAGTTGGACTCTCCAATGCAGCTGGTTGGATGGCGTGGACCAGGCGGCACTCCAGGATCAACGCGTTGTGGCGGCGGTGGCTGTATCGCCCCCGATGTCATTGCTGTTTGCGATGCCGGAACTGCGCGCCACTAGTGCCCGTCTCCTGGTTGTCAGCGGCACCCATGACTGGGTTGTTCCTCCCGATCCGGAGGCGATTACGCCGATGCGTCAGGCGGTGCCCTTCGGCCACCAGTTGGTCTTGGCCAAGGGCGGCGACCATTTCAACCTGCGGCCTGGTGAACAGGTCAATGGTGGGGTGCTGGGTCCATTGCTCCTGGCCTGGGTCGATGCTGTTTACCAGGCTGGTTCAACGCTCGTTCCACGCCCCGGCGCTGAACCTCTCCTTGGCGCTGGACCCTGGGGCAATGACTCCATTCCGCTGAAGGACATCAGCCCTACCCTTCGCTAG
- a CDS encoding PAS domain-containing protein: MQPFFLLEPGDGLVLCGANGQVSHVDRTAMHRLGHQSQEWCGQFIRDCWPQLADLIFQEHRRLTEGPRDHVLPLPHPTGVELATRIRLFACDSGFGVGVLRRRAQRLDASPEETNEDAYRRLLEGVLDTAQDAVLVTLAEPLDAPGPVIVYANQSLLEQTGYALHEVLGRSPRLFQGPETSRDSTAALRAAMDQWKPATMQVINYRRDQSTCWIELKVSPLADSTGWYTHWVSVQRDVTDRVLLERQLAQEARALADKLDTKQEVTGLNADLSP; this comes from the coding sequence ATGCAACCTTTCTTCCTGCTTGAGCCCGGTGATGGTCTGGTGCTCTGCGGGGCGAATGGCCAAGTCAGCCATGTGGATCGCACCGCAATGCATCGCCTGGGGCATCAGTCCCAGGAGTGGTGTGGCCAATTCATTCGCGATTGCTGGCCTCAGCTGGCCGATCTGATCTTCCAAGAACACCGGCGCCTCACGGAGGGACCGCGGGACCATGTCCTCCCTCTCCCCCATCCCACCGGCGTTGAGTTGGCCACTCGAATACGGCTGTTTGCTTGTGACTCTGGTTTTGGTGTTGGCGTGTTGCGGCGTCGTGCCCAGCGTCTTGATGCCTCCCCCGAAGAAACCAACGAAGACGCCTATCGGCGTTTGCTCGAGGGTGTCCTCGACACGGCCCAAGACGCCGTTCTCGTGACCCTGGCCGAGCCGTTGGATGCGCCTGGACCGGTGATTGTTTATGCCAATCAATCGCTCTTGGAGCAAACGGGCTACGCACTCCATGAGGTCCTTGGCCGGAGTCCGCGTTTGTTCCAAGGACCTGAGACATCGCGGGACAGTACGGCTGCCCTGCGGGCGGCCATGGATCAGTGGAAGCCGGCCACCATGCAGGTGATTAATTACCGGCGTGATCAATCCACCTGTTGGATCGAGCTCAAGGTCTCGCCCTTGGCTGATTCCACCGGCTGGTACACCCACTGGGTTTCCGTGCAACGGGATGTCACCGACCGCGTGCTGCTGGAGCGCCAGCTCGCTCAAGAGGCAAGGGCTTTGGCCGACAAACTCGATACCAAGCAGGAAGTGACTGGTCTCAATGCGGATCTCTCGCCCTAG
- the csaB gene encoding polysaccharide pyruvyl transferase CsaB, with protein sequence MPQSVLLCGYYGEHNLGDDALLQALLGELPESLTPVVTAFDEVEVQQRHRVETVQRRDLKAVLARLRSCQALVLGGGSLLQDSTSFNSLLYYGALLTAARLQGKPVVLWAQGLGPLKRRRSRALVRLLLRMTTAVSWRDPESATLARGLGCDAEHAGDAVWLLPPQQWLGRGGPIVVCWRPTPLLQGTDWSPYLEALDQLASQADREVLWLPFHREQDGSLLEQLRSEGLMPEGLSRRSRQLSAGHPREAMAVFRSSGLVLAMRLHALILAALSGAPVSALSYDPKVKACADQLRCDALDVACSRSASECLQQWSRSLDQPPASSVIASIRSTLELHRRILKSALCR encoded by the coding sequence GTGCCCCAGTCTGTTTTGCTCTGCGGCTACTACGGCGAACACAACCTGGGGGATGACGCACTCCTGCAGGCGCTGCTGGGAGAGCTTCCTGAGTCCCTAACCCCCGTTGTCACGGCCTTTGATGAAGTCGAGGTTCAGCAACGGCATCGCGTTGAGACCGTCCAACGGCGAGATCTGAAGGCTGTTCTCGCTCGTCTGCGCTCCTGCCAGGCACTGGTGTTAGGTGGCGGCAGCCTGCTGCAGGACAGCACCAGCTTCAACAGCCTCCTTTATTACGGCGCCTTGCTCACGGCGGCGCGCCTGCAGGGGAAACCTGTCGTCCTCTGGGCCCAGGGCCTGGGTCCGCTCAAGCGCAGACGCAGTCGCGCGTTGGTCCGTCTGCTTTTGCGGATGACCACTGCCGTTAGTTGGCGTGATCCCGAATCGGCAACCTTGGCTCGCGGTTTGGGCTGTGATGCCGAGCATGCTGGCGATGCGGTTTGGTTGCTGCCGCCGCAGCAATGGCTTGGCCGTGGCGGTCCGATCGTTGTCTGTTGGCGTCCGACCCCCCTGCTCCAGGGGACCGATTGGAGTCCCTATCTCGAGGCCCTCGATCAGCTCGCTTCCCAGGCGGATCGCGAGGTGCTCTGGCTTCCGTTCCACCGCGAGCAGGACGGTTCGCTTCTGGAGCAGCTGCGCAGCGAAGGGTTGATGCCTGAGGGGTTATCCCGGCGTAGCCGCCAACTCAGCGCTGGCCATCCCAGGGAGGCGATGGCGGTGTTCCGCTCTTCTGGCCTAGTGCTAGCGATGCGGCTGCATGCCCTGATCTTGGCTGCCCTCTCCGGTGCTCCAGTCAGTGCTCTGAGCTATGACCCCAAGGTCAAGGCCTGTGCTGATCAGTTGCGTTGCGATGCCTTGGATGTGGCCTGTAGCAGGTCGGCATCCGAGTGCCTGCAGCAGTGGAGCCGAAGCTTGGATCAACCTCCAGCGAGCTCAGTGATTGCCTCGATTCGCTCGACCTTGGAGCTGCATCGGCGGATTCTGAAGAGCGCCCTATGCCGCTGA
- a CDS encoding WbuC family cupin fold metalloprotein has product MTAPALQLIDQDLFDQVALRSRQSDRQRMNFNLHQESDLVQRFLNVMQPGTYVRPHRHSRQGTGEGFECFVVLQGSIGVLLFDDNGVCTQRHRLDAAGPVRGLQLSEGSFHSLVALTADTVIFELKQGPYQPLADKDFLVGFPQEGELESVNQEVEWRSLFDV; this is encoded by the coding sequence ATGACTGCGCCTGCGCTCCAATTGATTGATCAAGACCTGTTCGATCAGGTGGCGCTGCGCTCGCGCCAGAGCGATCGCCAACGGATGAATTTCAACCTGCACCAGGAGAGCGATCTGGTGCAGCGTTTCTTGAACGTCATGCAGCCCGGTACTTATGTCAGGCCGCATCGGCACAGCCGTCAGGGAACAGGGGAGGGCTTTGAGTGTTTTGTGGTGCTTCAGGGCTCAATCGGTGTTCTGCTGTTTGACGACAACGGAGTGTGTACTCAGCGCCACCGGCTCGATGCCGCGGGCCCAGTTCGTGGCTTGCAACTCAGCGAGGGATCGTTCCACTCCCTGGTCGCCTTGACGGCCGATACGGTCATCTTTGAGCTCAAACAAGGTCCTTACCAGCCCCTGGCCGACAAAGACTTTCTGGTTGGGTTTCCCCAGGAAGGCGAGCTTGAATCGGTGAACCAGGAAGTCGAGTGGAGGAGCTTGTTTGATGTCTGA
- a CDS encoding NUDIX hydrolase yields the protein MTAIGTPSSSLQHDAPVEVALAVLEKDGCWLLQLRDDLAGIVAPGCWGLFGGHLDPGESPEQALRRELWEEIRLEVGSVEPWYVSRSPSKIRHVFRAPLQIPLCRLDLMEGQDLALFPPELLESGQGFSSKLQTSRPLAESTLEALGRYQAGGRSTMR from the coding sequence ATGACTGCGATCGGCACCCCGTCCTCTTCCCTCCAACACGACGCTCCAGTGGAGGTCGCACTGGCTGTTCTTGAGAAAGACGGCTGCTGGCTACTGCAGTTGCGCGATGACCTTGCAGGAATCGTTGCCCCTGGCTGCTGGGGTCTGTTTGGTGGTCACCTCGATCCAGGGGAATCCCCAGAACAAGCGCTGCGCCGGGAACTCTGGGAAGAAATCCGGCTGGAGGTGGGCTCCGTGGAGCCTTGGTACGTCTCCCGCAGCCCCAGCAAAATCCGTCATGTCTTCCGTGCACCTCTGCAGATACCGCTTTGCCGGCTGGACTTGATGGAGGGGCAGGACCTGGCTCTGTTCCCACCGGAGCTTCTGGAGTCGGGCCAAGGGTTCAGCTCGAAACTGCAGACCTCTCGCCCCCTGGCCGAATCAACACTGGAAGCCCTAGGCCGATATCAAGCCGGGGGACGCTCAACAATGCGGTAA
- a CDS encoding SDR family oxidoreductase, producing MTSPRDDSWSVDALASDDRRRVVDALRYVGRDLHHRSFSVTSERRELLWNEMDACLQLAERLSSSSDSLASLEQFSDPAACPCTLITGASSGIGAALAHSFAQRSGVLVLVARRQERLDQLAAGLEQRFGIRVVAMALDLSGPRAVEQLLARVAAHGLWVETLVNNAGFGLRGTFEASPWLQLEAMLQLMVQVPTELTRHLLPEMQRRQRGTVLNVASLAGLIPGLPGSTLYSAVKAYLIRLSQSLAAENAGSGVRVMALCPGYVHTEFHSVLGVEERMQRLPGVFWMTVDQLVQLTERGLQDQRVVVVPGRLNRLIAAVAQYLPLPWANALSASFSRRFRSRP from the coding sequence GTGACATCACCGAGAGACGATTCCTGGTCCGTTGATGCGCTGGCTTCAGACGATCGCCGCAGGGTGGTCGATGCCCTGCGCTACGTCGGCCGTGATCTCCACCACCGCTCGTTTTCCGTCACCTCTGAACGAAGGGAGCTCCTTTGGAACGAGATGGATGCGTGTTTGCAGCTCGCCGAGCGCTTGTCTTCCAGCTCTGATTCGCTGGCATCGCTCGAGCAATTTTCCGATCCTGCTGCCTGTCCCTGCACGCTGATCACCGGCGCCTCCAGTGGGATTGGCGCGGCGTTGGCTCATTCCTTTGCCCAGCGCTCAGGGGTCCTGGTGTTGGTGGCACGCCGACAGGAGCGTCTGGACCAATTGGCCGCTGGTCTGGAGCAGCGCTTTGGCATCCGGGTTGTCGCCATGGCCTTGGATCTCAGTGGGCCCAGGGCCGTTGAGCAGCTTCTGGCTCGTGTGGCCGCCCATGGGCTGTGGGTGGAGACCTTGGTGAACAACGCTGGTTTTGGTCTGCGCGGGACCTTCGAGGCTTCTCCCTGGCTGCAGCTTGAGGCCATGCTTCAGCTGATGGTCCAGGTGCCAACGGAGCTGACGCGTCATCTCCTGCCTGAGATGCAGCGGCGCCAGCGGGGAACAGTTTTAAACGTCGCGTCCCTTGCGGGTTTGATTCCTGGACTGCCCGGAAGCACGCTCTACAGCGCGGTGAAGGCCTATCTGATTCGTCTGTCCCAATCCCTCGCGGCGGAGAACGCCGGTTCTGGGGTTCGGGTGATGGCGCTCTGCCCGGGATACGTCCACACGGAATTCCATTCCGTCCTTGGGGTCGAAGAGCGGATGCAGCGTCTACCGGGCGTGTTCTGGATGACGGTTGATCAGCTCGTGCAGCTGACGGAGCGTGGCCTCCAAGACCAGCGTGTTGTCGTCGTCCCAGGACGGCTGAATCGCTTGATTGCAGCCGTGGCTCAGTACCTACCCCTGCCGTGGGCGAACGCTCTCAGTGCGAGCTTCTCTCGGCGGTTTCGGAGTCGTCCTTGA
- a CDS encoding thioredoxin family protein, with protein sequence MALTVLKFSSEDCGTCHRMSHYDAKVVEELGCIFVSVMLQDTETYRKYRKILLAQYPNKEGMGWPTYLLVENLEAEFTIHGELKGGMPKGDFRTRLSALLPNL encoded by the coding sequence ATGGCGTTAACGGTCCTCAAGTTCAGTTCCGAGGATTGCGGCACATGCCATCGGATGAGCCACTACGACGCGAAAGTGGTCGAAGAACTGGGTTGCATCTTTGTCAGTGTGATGCTGCAGGACACCGAGACCTATCGGAAGTACCGCAAGATTCTTCTGGCGCAGTACCCGAATAAGGAGGGCATGGGCTGGCCGACCTATCTCCTCGTGGAGAATCTCGAGGCCGAGTTCACGATCCACGGGGAGCTGAAAGGAGGGATGCCCAAAGGGGATTTCAGAACTCGTCTTTCAGCACTGTTGCCCAACCTTTGA